A portion of the Prinia subflava isolate CZ2003 ecotype Zambia chromosome 35, Cam_Psub_1.2, whole genome shotgun sequence genome contains these proteins:
- the LOC134563339 gene encoding protein S100-A11-like isoform X2 has protein sequence MPTETERCIESLLAVFQRYAGREGDACTLSKREFRAFMDTELAAFTKNQKDPGVVDRMMKKLDINSDGQLDFQEFLNLIGGIAVACHDSLVLKKP, from the exons ATG CCCACGGAGACGGAGCGCTGCATCGAGTCGCTGCTGGCCGTGTTCCAGCGCTACGCCGGCCGCGAGGGCGACGCCTGCACCCTCTCCAAGCGGGAATTCCGCGCCTTCATGGACACCGAGCTGGCCGCCTTCACCAAG AACCAGAAGGACCCGGGCGTGGTGGACAGGATGATGAAGAAGCTGGACATCAACAGCGACGGCCAGTTGGACTTCCAGGAATTCCTGAACCTCATCGGGGGCATCGCCGTGGCCTGCCACGACTCCCTGGTCCTCAAAAAACCCTGA
- the LOC134563339 gene encoding protein S100-A11-like isoform X1, which translates to MGTGGSQKSPGSLLAQPAHPNPLSPQPTETERCIESLLAVFQRYAGREGDACTLSKREFRAFMDTELAAFTKNQKDPGVVDRMMKKLDINSDGQLDFQEFLNLIGGIAVACHDSLVLKKP; encoded by the exons atggGCACAGGAG GTTCCCAAAAATCCCCGGGATCACTCCTGGCACAGCCGGCCCATCCCAACCCCCTGTCCCCGCAGCCCACGGAGACGGAGCGCTGCATCGAGTCGCTGCTGGCCGTGTTCCAGCGCTACGCCGGCCGCGAGGGCGACGCCTGCACCCTCTCCAAGCGGGAATTCCGCGCCTTCATGGACACCGAGCTGGCCGCCTTCACCAAG AACCAGAAGGACCCGGGCGTGGTGGACAGGATGATGAAGAAGCTGGACATCAACAGCGACGGCCAGTTGGACTTCCAGGAATTCCTGAACCTCATCGGGGGCATCGCCGTGGCCTGCCACGACTCCCTGGTCCTCAAAAAACCCTGA